One genomic window of Myxococcales bacterium includes the following:
- the pgl gene encoding 6-phosphogluconolactonase gives MATQLVPGKLVAVHDPQRGAAEGARLFADVLRRAVGARGTATMAVSGGGTPLPTYAALAATDVPWDRVKLFWVDERAVGPDHARSNTRAVREAFGATPFLGVFPMDGTRDPAASAAAYAELLAQEIPGTPPAFDLVVLGIGDDGHTASLFPGDPAVNDMESVVLGIPATDTREARVTLGRAVLAEARNVYVVAYGGSKNPALERAWALHGDAFDCPARITRGFKGRLSWLVDRAAGGIG, from the coding sequence GTGGCCACACAACTCGTCCCAGGAAAGCTCGTCGCCGTCCACGACCCCCAGCGCGGCGCTGCGGAGGGGGCGCGGCTCTTCGCCGACGTCCTCCGGCGGGCGGTCGGAGCGCGGGGCACCGCGACCATGGCCGTGAGCGGCGGCGGCACTCCCCTCCCCACCTACGCCGCGCTCGCCGCGACCGACGTGCCGTGGGACCGCGTGAAGCTCTTCTGGGTCGACGAGCGCGCCGTCGGGCCCGACCACGCGCGCAGCAACACGCGCGCCGTCCGCGAGGCCTTCGGAGCGACCCCGTTCCTCGGGGTCTTCCCGATGGACGGCACGCGCGACCCGGCCGCGAGCGCCGCCGCGTACGCCGAGCTCCTCGCGCAGGAGATCCCCGGCACGCCGCCGGCGTTCGACCTCGTCGTGCTCGGCATCGGCGACGATGGGCACACGGCCTCGCTCTTCCCTGGCGATCCCGCGGTCAACGACATGGAGAGCGTCGTGCTCGGTATCCCGGCGACCGACACGCGTGAGGCGCGCGTCACCCTCGGCCGCGCGGTCCTCGCGGAGGCCCGCAACGTGTATGTGGTCGCCTACGGCGGGTCGAAGAACCCCGCGCTCGAACGGGCGTGGGCGCTCCACGGCGACGCCTTCGACTGCCCCGCGCGCATCACGCGCGGGTTCAAAGGCCGACTCTCGTGGCTGGTCGACCGCGCCGCGGGCGGTATCGGCTGA
- a CDS encoding glucose-6-phosphate dehydrogenase assembly protein OpcA, with product MTPPSAIIANVERELRAIGEARGPTTRLLSMNLVVVAESIDIAVKYTHVVDEVSASLLARAIVVGLEAGSRQGSLEGCAVHVTSPGGEKDSFTERISLTARGPMCLRIPSVVESLRVAEVPIALVWLGRLHPNDAIFEQLAERADRVLIDSEYTSVSNLVGLAAYARSRTEGPRVADLAWTRLQPWQELFARFFDQPAHTPFAERIESIRVLQASPPDSTIGSEAALLVGWLATRLGIRSYRAGGALRYVRPDGGEVRIDLRAVPPPQGVAPCTLAEVSFVAREGHELLRGSAVRKLASGGECGETSDADVITWRLVPSGGAAMEQRVRLGANKAAKWLERTLRRPPLDAALLESIAFAENIADELATLEPVEESADLPGGAPGAPSP from the coding sequence GTGACACCGCCATCAGCGATCATCGCGAACGTGGAGCGCGAGCTGCGCGCCATCGGCGAGGCGCGCGGGCCGACGACCCGGCTCTTGTCGATGAACCTCGTGGTGGTGGCGGAGTCGATCGATATCGCTGTAAAATACACCCACGTCGTCGACGAGGTGTCGGCGTCGCTGCTGGCGCGCGCCATCGTCGTGGGCCTCGAGGCGGGGTCACGCCAGGGCTCCCTCGAGGGGTGCGCCGTGCACGTGACCTCGCCCGGGGGCGAGAAGGACTCGTTCACCGAGCGGATCTCGCTCACGGCGCGTGGGCCCATGTGCTTGCGCATCCCGAGCGTGGTCGAGTCTCTGCGCGTCGCGGAGGTCCCGATCGCGCTCGTGTGGCTCGGAAGGCTCCACCCGAACGACGCCATCTTCGAGCAGCTCGCCGAGCGCGCCGACCGGGTGCTCATCGACTCGGAGTACACCTCCGTGAGCAACCTGGTTGGCCTGGCGGCCTACGCGCGTTCGCGCACCGAGGGGCCTCGCGTCGCCGACCTCGCGTGGACCCGCCTCCAGCCGTGGCAAGAGCTGTTCGCGCGCTTCTTCGATCAGCCCGCGCACACGCCGTTCGCCGAGCGGATCGAGTCCATCCGCGTGCTGCAGGCGTCGCCGCCCGACAGCACCATCGGGTCGGAGGCGGCGCTCCTCGTAGGGTGGCTCGCCACGCGCCTGGGCATTCGTTCCTACCGCGCGGGAGGCGCGCTCCGCTACGTGCGACCCGACGGCGGAGAGGTCCGCATCGACCTCCGCGCGGTGCCGCCCCCGCAGGGCGTGGCCCCGTGCACGCTCGCGGAGGTCTCCTTCGTCGCCCGAGAGGGTCACGAGCTCCTCCGCGGCAGCGCGGTCCGCAAGCTGGCGAGCGGCGGCGAGTGCGGCGAGACCTCCGACGCGGACGTGATCACCTGGCGGCTCGTCCCCTCGGGAGGGGCCGCCATGGAGCAGCGCGTTCGTCTCGGGGCGAACAAGGCCGCGAAGTGGCTCGAGCGGACGCTCCGGCGCCCGCCTCTCGACGCGGCCCTGCTCGAGTCGATCGCGTTCGCCGAGAACATCGCGGACGAGCTCGCGACGCTGGAGCCCGTCGAAGAATCGGCCGACCTCCCGGGCGGCGCCCCCGGCGCCCCGTCCCCCTGA